The DNA region ttaccTCTTATCCTGGTTATATTTTCCTCCTATACAAGATATGTCCTACCTTCACGTTTAACGACTAGAACTGTTTTGTGGAAACATTTGTCTGATTAAAGTGTAACTGGTGACGTCTACAAAACTAATTACGACACAGTCCTAGAAGTACAAAATATATCGGAACCTTAGTCTATTTCGTTGGCGAATCAGCAAACTGCTTTGCTCCATTAGCtaatctaaatgagtttttctTGTATCAATATTCCCCGCCTTAATTGCTATTTTCCGTTTATATTCGCATTAAGGCTGCGTTCATGATCTTTATCCCACATCCGTTATTTAGCTACaaatgtgttattttatataacaaatgtgACATTTTGTACTGTAGTGTCTACCGTATATATATCACAAGGGAACTGAATAGTCATTGTATACAGATATATTGTTGTCTGTGTAGGTCGCTGCCGTTGACTTTGTAAGTTTcctttaaagagacaattcaatGAGGGTGATTCTGATACATAACCatgaaacaaaatatgacataaaagcattgttctacattccttatgaaatgttaaacaaaaacatattgaCCAATTTGACCCGAGTCAAAGTCGCGTACGTTAATCAAATGCAACACATAACCACTTAGGGATTGGTGAAATTATATTAAGACAATAACATGCACCTAATAATGTGAACACACTTTTGTAAGAGCGATtggagtagttctagacaaataCCCCCACCTCATTTCTACACTTACAAAGCGTTAGGCGAacagcaagcgagtttgaacatttcacatacatatCACTACAGTAGGCtaggcttttctggcatatcacagtaaaaccaactaatctaattttcATTACTACTgattttgtttctgatatatatgcaaattttaatgtacttttagactgaattgtccctttaaggttTCTTTCTTTCTCGTCACAACAACCTTTTAAGTCGATAACTAGAATGTAGAACGTATAGTAAAGCTACTAATTAACGCTAGTCAAAATTTCCCCCGTTAAACACGCTTAAATATCTGGCTACATTGTATTCAGGCACAATCATGGGTCAAAATTGGTTTGATTATTTACGATTTCACGAACAATTTCTTAAGTTAAGAAATCTTATTAAcgtaaaataatcatttaatcACTTATTTAAGTTAAGTTTGTCTCCATCATACGACTTACATATCCTCTTAAACATGctcatatacattttgtatatatactattttttatattgatttgtttTCCCACCAGGTGGAGCGGATTACTGTGAAGAAAATGACCATCAGTATCAAGCGTTCGTGTGCCAAAGAATGTTGGTATGGATGCAGAGCTAAAGGGATCGGGGTTACCCAAATCATGTGTACTTCCTGTTGTCAAGAGCCGAACTGCAATGTGGGTAATAATTCGCCGTCGACTTCCGCCGGATATAGTGACATTATGATTACATTACTCTTGATAACGTGTAACATACTTTGTCAAAATTTCCGGGAAAATATGACAATCAGGTGATGACACGTATGCTAATCTACTTACACGTATTTTAGACAGCATTATAAAACACACTTTTGAGAACGTCTGCGGGTTGATGCGTAACCTGATAAATGACATCTTCAAATTTTTCGTCAAAACAAAGTTCCATCACACAATGACGTGATGTCACAGTAGAGTTAAAACAAGTTTACGCATAAACTTTATGattgaattatttgtatttagcgtTGAATTATGGGTTATTTTATGTGACGTAGCCTATTGCAGGGAAATAATATTAGCAATTTTATCATGTtgaaaaatttgacatttttctatCAATATGTTATGTTTTCCGTAATATGTCAAAATATTATCCAATTGCTACAATATAGACTTTATGGATTAAgttttatgtatgttaagataaaaacCATGTTTGCAAAGTCACTTTGGAATTACTTGGAACACTGTAAAAGGTTAGATTGTTGAGTATTGCTTGGTTTTATTACGTGTATTCACGTACCACATAGTAAATATAGGTATCATTTTAAGCACTACTgaaaaaacaaatcattttcgGCTAATGTTGTTCTTTCTTGCAACATCTAAACCTTTACCTTGCAAGTTTTGTAATTCTCAATAGGGTTAAAACGTTTGGTGCTGAAAACCCATATTAAAGGTTCCTGCTGATTTGCCAGTATGAACGTTATTAAAGATATACTGTGCAGTAAACTAACTTTCTTTCGTGACCtctataatttataatttgCGATTTCCATATCAAAACAATTtcgcaaaaattaaaatttgcggATTTAAAATTTGTGAATGAAAATTCCCTTTAATATACCCGATGTAAATATCAATTGGAGGAGATTAACTTACTCCGAATTTACTCCGACCGTTAAAgtcgcgaaattaaatcgcaAGCCAAAGAAATGCGGTTGATAGTAGGTTTAAAATCGTAATCACAAATTTTTTCAAGCcgaattaatcaaacaaaatatccAAAGATTTATCATCTATACCCTCATAAATATTGATTCTTCACTTATGGCATGAAGTTGTTGTACACGTGCATTTTGAAAGCTGTGCATCATCTGTACAAAGAGAACCATATTTGCATGGTCATGATGTTCGTAAATAAAATGTGTGATTCATGAGTTCAATATATAATAAGATCATCACATCTGATAATGATTGTTATGAATGTTGATTTGCTTGACAATACACTTTTCTAAACTAACTTTATTTTCGCGGATTTCACGATCGATCACAAACCGTGAAAATTAGTATTCGCAAAAATGCTCTGAGTACAAGTTAATTAGAACTTACTAACTACTCTATTCCGCGAAATTAAGTATCCGTGAAAAAGGTTGCTTTACAAATTCTCTATTACGTGAGAGCATGGAGGAGATGTACGATATGTAAGCAAGCAGTGAGTGTGGAAGTGTGTACTTTTATTCCTGTTATCAACATGTGCATGTTGGGTTACGTAACATGTGCAACACCACGTGTTCTAGTGCCCCGCTAAACTGCtataatattatttacagtttaaGCACTTGTATTTAATCAACGCCAGTACCTATATATGTAGGATGTGAAACGAGCGTGTGGTGGCTAAT from Argopecten irradians isolate NY chromosome 5, Ai_NY, whole genome shotgun sequence includes:
- the LOC138323995 gene encoding uncharacterized protein yields the protein MTLHPKIFWIVSLILCFSGGDVTSQGLACYECEDTFIDVWDPYTDCQVRLDRVDNKTCLDSEEYCLVERITVKKMTISIKRSCAKECWYGCRAKGIGVTQIMCTSCCQEPNCNVGNNSPSTSAGYSDIMITLLLITCNILCQNFRENMTIR